Below is a genomic region from Mesorhizobium sp. NZP2298.
TTCTGAGAGGGGCGGAGCATCACGTGCTCCGCCCCTCTCTCGTTCATCCGCCGGCCGCGCTGATGATCGCTTCGTGATCCGGCTCGCCGGCCAGGTCGACGCGGATCGTCATTCCCTGGCGGGCCGGCTTGCGCAAGGCTTTGGCTCCGTCCGGCTCAACGACCAGCCGGCGCCGCTCCACCAGCGCCTGAAGCCGCGAGCGCGAGATTCCGAGTTCATTGGCAAGCAGACGATCGAGCCGGAGCGATGTCGGCATTTCCAGCCCGAGCCGCAGTTCCAGGGGCGCCGCGCTTTCCCTGGTACCGCAGAGCAACCGCTTGCGCACCGCAACATCGGCAAACTCCTCGACACGCCCCACCTGGTTGCGCAAGGCGACGACATCGAAGGCATGGCGCCGCGCAAGCCCCGGGTCGTTGCTTTCGAGTGCCTGCAGCAGCGCGGGTTCGATGTCGCGGCGATTGCAGCGTTCGAAAATGCCGAAATTCCAGGAATTGTCGCAATCGACGCAGCGGTAGATCAGCCACACGTCGATGCGCTTGCCGTTGGCGTTGACGCGGAATTTGCCGCTGCAGCGATAGGCCCTGATACCGCCACAGCGATTGCAGTTGATCAGGGGTTGAGGTGCGATTTCGGGCGTGATCGCCCAGTGGATGCGTAGAGTCGAAAACATGCCGATAAGCCCTTCCCGTCGGGAAGTTCATCAGGTCGGCAATGTCGAGATGCCCTTGCGGGCGCGGCGTGGCGGTAGGCTGCGGAGATGGTGAAGTCAGGTGTCGTCGGCGGAAAGCGCGCGACAGCGGTTCAGCAGTGCCAAACCGGTCTCGAACCGCCGCCCAGAAGAACACGTGAACATGAAACAGGCACCGCGGATGCGGTGCCGTGCGAGTGTGTCGGGGGAGTTGACGAGACCGGCGGTTACTGAGGCAAAGTGAAGCTCGAAATTGTTTCGCGGCGGGTCTTCTAGCGGCGTGACGCCGCGCCGACAAGCGTCTTTTTTGTCGGCGCTACCGCAGGTCGACCGCTTGCGCTACTGTCAGGCTTCGGAGTCTGTCAGACAGAGATATCGGCCATGCATCTTACCTCGCTGCTGATTTTTGCCGCCGCCTTGTTCGTCGCCGCCGGTTCGCCTGGCCCGTCGATCGCCGCACTCGTCGCGCGCGTCATCTCGAAGGGCTTTCGCGACGTGTTTCCGTTCCTGCTCGCCATGTGGATCGGCGAGGGCATCTGGCTGTCGCTGGCGGTGTTCGGGCTGGCCGTGGTGGCACAGACCTTCCACTTCGCCTTTGTCGTGGTGAAATGGGTCGGTGTCGCCTATCTCGCTTACCTCGCCTGGAAGATGTGGACGGCGCCTGTCGACGCGAAAGAGGGCGAGATGCCGCGCGAGGATTCGCCGGCGAAGCTGTTTTTCGCGGGCATGGCGGTGACGCTCGGCAACCCCAAGATCATGATGTTCTACCTGGCGCTGCTGCCGACCATCATCGACCTGGCGTCGGTCAGCATTGTCGGCTGGGTCGAGCTGACGGCGACCATGGCTGTGGTGCTGATCGCCATCGATCTCGCATGGGTGCTTGCCGCCTCGCAGGCGCGCAAGCTCTTGAAGAGCAAGCGCGCCATGAAGATCGCCAACCGCGTCAGCGCCACCACGATGGCCGGTGCCGCGGCGGCCATTGCGTCACGATCCTGAGGCGAAGCGTCAGCCCATCATATTGATGATGGGTGCGATCTCGACGTTGCAGTTCGGCATGGCCAGCATGGGGCAACCCTTGGCCTTCTCGGCGGCATCGTCGATATCCCTGGCCTCGATGATCGAGTAGCCGCCGGTCGGGTTGCTGCCGCCGTTGTTCTCTATCTTGCCACCGGGCATGACGGTCTTCGACATGCCGACCGGATTGCCCGGGTCGACGACAGCCGAACCAAGCTTTCCAAACCAGCCTGTCCAGGCGTCGGTCATCGCCTTTCGCTCGGCTTCGCTCGTCGGCATCTTGCCGGAACCGTGATAGACATAGAGAAACTTCGCCATGTTCTCCTCCCTTGATGAGCGGCATCGAACCGGCATGCGGTCATGCCGCCTGCCGATCATCGGACCAAACCGGCAAACAAGCAACGAGAATGAGGAATGCCTAATGTAAGGCGAGGTTGGAGCCTCACCGTGCCATGGCGTGGTATTCGTCGTTCGGCCGCATGTCGATCGCAGCAGCCACGCGGTTTGACATGTTGAAGAAGGCTGAAGTCGAGGCGATGTCCCAGATGTCGCGGTCGCTGAAGCCGGCCTGGCGCAATGCCGCCCGATCGGCCTCGACGATTTTTGCCGGCTCCTCGGTCAGTTTGACCGCGAATTCGAGCATGGCGGCTTGCTTCGGCGAGAGATCGGCGGCGCGGAAGTTCATCACCATCATTTCGCCGAGCGCCGGGTTCCCGGACAACTGGCGCACCGCCGCGCCATGCGCGGTCAGACAGTAATAGCAATGGTTGATCGAGGAGACCGCGACCGCGATCATCTCGCGCTCCAGCTTCGACAGGCCCGAATCACCCAACATCAGATCGTTGTACATGTCGGTGAAGGCGCGCAGCTTCTTGTCGTCGAAGGCGTAGGCCTTGAGCACGTTCGGAACCAGGCCGAGCTTCTCCTCGCATTTGGCGAAATAGGCCTTTGTCGGTTCGCTCAGTTCCCTTGAATCGAGATCAAGCGCGGTGATTTTGCCGGTCATGGTCATTTCTCCTCTTCGGGCGCCGCCTTGCCGCCGAATTCGGATAATTCTTGGCAAGCCGTCAAACCTTTGTCGCCAAACAGCGGTCATCTGCTACGATAGTCGTAAAAGCATTCGACGGGAGGGAATAGCGTCATGGCCCGCGTGAAATCCGCAGCGAAGCCGAAGAAAAAACCCACATCAGCGACAAAGACCGAGGAAAGGCCAGCCCGGCTCGCTGATTACCTGCTCGCTCGCGCGCCGGCCGAAGACATCGCCGCCTATGAGGTGGCCGACCTCGAACGCGCCGCCGACCTCGCCGGCCGGGCGGTATCCAGGCACAAGAAGGGCGCGTGCGTCGTTGCCGTCGAGACCGATTCGGGCGTCGTTCGCGAAGGCCGCCCGGTGACGGTCATCACCGTCGTCAACGACAACATGCCGTTCCTGTTCGATTCCATCCTCGGCGAGGTTACCGAGACATCAGGTGAACCGACATTGGTCACCCACCCGGTCATCACCGTGCGGCACGGCAAACGCGGTGTCGAGGAGATCCTGGGCGACGGCAATTTCGCCAAGGACGACGGCAATCACGACCGGCTGAGCGTCATCCACGTCCATATCCCGCGGCTGACGGCGGACGCGGCAAACGCCTTGACCGAGCGGCTGCGCAAGATGCTTGGGCAGGTTCACGCCGCCGTCAACGACTGGAAGCCGATGCTGGCCCGGCTCGACCAGGCGATCTCCGAGTTCCGCTATTCGCCGGTGCCGCTCGACAAGAAGAGCGTGGCCGAGGCGATCGCCTTCCTGGAATGGCTGCGCGACGACAATTTCACCTTCCTCGGCATGCGTGAGTTCAAATACACCGGCGGCGAGGAAAGCGGCAATCTGGAGCGCGCCGACAAGCCCGGCCTCGGCATCCTCAGCGATCCCGACGTACTGGTGCTGAGGCGCGGCACCGAGGCGGTGACGACAACGCCGGAGATCCGCGCCTTCCTGCACGGGCCGGAGCCGCTGATCGTCACCAAGGCCAATGCCAAGTCTTCCGTGCACCGGCGCATCTATCTCGATTACATCGGCGTCAAGACCTATACCCCGAAGGGCGCGCTTGCCGGCGAACTGCGTATCGTCGGGCTGTTCACCTCGACCGCCTACACGCGCTCGGTGATGAAGATCCCGTATCTCAGGTCCAAGGCCGAGACCATCATCGCCAAGTCGGGCTTCGACCGGCACGACCACTCCGGCAAGGCACTGATCAACGTGCTGGAAAGCTATCCGCGCGACGAACTGTTCCAGGTGCCGGTGCCGATCCTGCGCAAGCATGCCGCGGCCATTCTCGGCCTGGTCGAGCGGCCGCGCGTGCGGGCGCTGGTGCGCGCCGACCAGTTCGACCGCTTCGTCTCGATCCTCGTCTTCGTGCCGCGCGACCGCTACGACAGCGTCGTGCGCGAGAAGATCGGCGCCTATCTCAAGACCGTGTTCGAGGGCCGACTGTCGGCCTATTACCCGGCCTTCCCCGAAGGCGGGCTG
It encodes:
- a CDS encoding DUF1062 domain-containing protein, which translates into the protein MFSTLRIHWAITPEIAPQPLINCNRCGGIRAYRCSGKFRVNANGKRIDVWLIYRCVDCDNSWNFGIFERCNRRDIEPALLQALESNDPGLARRHAFDVVALRNQVGRVEEFADVAVRKRLLCGTRESAAPLELRLGLEMPTSLRLDRLLANELGISRSRLQALVERRRLVVEPDGAKALRKPARQGMTIRVDLAGEPDHEAIISAAGG
- a CDS encoding LysE family translocator; its protein translation is MHLTSLLIFAAALFVAAGSPGPSIAALVARVISKGFRDVFPFLLAMWIGEGIWLSLAVFGLAVVAQTFHFAFVVVKWVGVAYLAYLAWKMWTAPVDAKEGEMPREDSPAKLFFAGMAVTLGNPKIMMFYLALLPTIIDLASVSIVGWVELTATMAVVLIAIDLAWVLAASQARKLLKSKRAMKIANRVSATTMAGAAAAIASRS
- a CDS encoding YciI family protein, with protein sequence MAKFLYVYHGSGKMPTSEAERKAMTDAWTGWFGKLGSAVVDPGNPVGMSKTVMPGGKIENNGGSNPTGGYSIIEARDIDDAAEKAKGCPMLAMPNCNVEIAPIINMMG
- a CDS encoding peroxidase-related enzyme; its protein translation is MTGKITALDLDSRELSEPTKAYFAKCEEKLGLVPNVLKAYAFDDKKLRAFTDMYNDLMLGDSGLSKLEREMIAVAVSSINHCYYCLTAHGAAVRQLSGNPALGEMMVMNFRAADLSPKQAAMLEFAVKLTEEPAKIVEADRAALRQAGFSDRDIWDIASTSAFFNMSNRVAAAIDMRPNDEYHAMAR